A section of the Halostella salina genome encodes:
- the rdfA gene encoding rod-determining factor RdfA produces MQPSSGQGCATGPKTMTKTSCCKVGRVRDDYSMYNLDERLLHKYNEEDKGVRTLEDWFNQLVLERAMEKAGMTVLDGDAENYYRLLTDDDVLDSERRRAETELREQGVDVDTVNTDFISYRTLLSHLKDCLDIDTSRDYSPDISHDRKQISKMQTRFTNVVEGTLERLVRNGAASIDDPRASISFHVRCGECDRRHNVLDFLSENPVCPCQEAESAESNP; encoded by the coding sequence ATGCAGCCTTCAAGTGGACAGGGCTGCGCAACCGGGCCCAAGACGATGACCAAAACCTCGTGCTGCAAGGTGGGGCGCGTCCGGGACGATTACTCGATGTACAATCTCGACGAACGACTCCTCCACAAGTACAACGAAGAAGATAAGGGCGTCAGAACCCTCGAAGACTGGTTCAACCAACTCGTGCTGGAGCGAGCGATGGAGAAAGCAGGGATGACGGTGCTGGATGGTGACGCGGAGAACTACTATCGCTTGCTCACCGACGATGATGTGCTGGACTCGGAGAGACGCCGCGCCGAAACGGAACTTCGTGAACAGGGCGTGGATGTTGACACCGTGAACACCGATTTCATCAGCTACAGGACTCTGCTGAGCCACCTCAAGGACTGTCTCGACATCGACACCAGCCGGGACTACTCACCGGACATCAGCCACGACCGGAAGCAGATCAGCAAGATGCAGACCAGATTTACCAACGTCGTGGAAGGAACGTTGGAACGACTTGTTCGTAATGGAGCGGCCAGCATCGACGATCCAAGGGCCAGCATCTCCTTTCACGTTCGATGCGGAGAGTGCGATCGAAGACACAACGTCCTTGATTTTCTCTCCGAAAACCCCGTCTGTCCCTGCCAAGAAGCCGAGTCAGCAGAGTCCAACCCGTGA